In Geotalea uraniireducens, one genomic interval encodes:
- a CDS encoding GSU3473 family protein, with product MVVLVRCADDTITVALESSLNQLIKDGVVKSFLSSGEWIDTVNRQPEWKKRSAFLPEPRITAFVSCF from the coding sequence ATGGTAGTACTTGTACGATGTGCGGACGACACGATTACCGTAGCGCTTGAATCAAGCCTGAATCAACTGATTAAAGATGGAGTGGTCAAATCTTTCCTAAGTTCCGGGGAATGGATCGACACCGTTAACCGACAACCGGAATGGAAAAAGCGCTCGGCTTTCCTGCCCGAACCTCGCATTACCGCATTTGTTTCCTGTTTTTAG